Proteins from a single region of Chengkuizengella sediminis:
- a CDS encoding ABC transporter permease, which translates to MNINKTTLTPEHFKPYIKDVRQAEKISRESLNYWQDVWIRLKSNKLAIIALFTLIILVFVAIFAPILSSYEYQGQVLEDKNIAPSAEHWFGTDDLGRDMFVRTWYGARISLFIGVVAALIDLTIGIIYGSIAGYFGRRVDEVMMRICDILYGIPYLLVVIMLMVVLPQGLGTMILALTVTGWITMARIVRGQILQLKEQEFVLSARSLGANTKRLLFRHLIPNAMGPIIVTMTLTIPLAIFTEAFLSFLGLGVQAPIASWGTMASDGIQALRYFPWRIFFPAFFISVTILAFNILGDGLRDALDPRLRK; encoded by the coding sequence ATGAATATTAATAAAACAACCTTAACTCCAGAACATTTTAAACCTTATATAAAAGACGTAAGACAAGCTGAGAAAATTTCCAGGGAAAGTTTAAATTATTGGCAAGATGTTTGGATTAGACTAAAAAGCAATAAATTAGCTATAATTGCTTTATTTACATTGATTATATTAGTATTCGTGGCTATATTTGCACCCATTTTAAGCTCCTATGAGTATCAAGGACAAGTACTTGAAGACAAAAACATAGCTCCTTCGGCTGAGCATTGGTTTGGAACGGATGATTTAGGAAGAGATATGTTTGTTCGTACCTGGTACGGTGCTAGAATTTCACTATTTATTGGGGTTGTTGCAGCATTAATAGATTTGACCATTGGTATCATATATGGAAGTATTGCTGGGTACTTTGGTAGACGAGTAGATGAAGTAATGATGCGTATTTGTGATATTTTGTACGGGATTCCTTATTTGTTAGTTGTGATAATGTTAATGGTTGTATTACCACAAGGATTAGGCACTATGATCCTAGCATTGACGGTGACAGGCTGGATCACCATGGCAAGAATTGTACGTGGGCAAATCCTTCAATTAAAGGAGCAAGAATTTGTATTATCTGCACGTTCATTAGGTGCAAATACAAAACGTTTGTTATTTAGACATTTAATACCTAATGCCATGGGACCCATTATTGTTACGATGACACTAACGATTCCATTAGCTATATTTACAGAAGCTTTTTTAAGCTTTTTAGGGCTGGGTGTTCAGGCGCCGATCGCTAGTTGGGGAACGATGGCAAGTGATGGGATACAGGCATTACGTTATTTTCCTTGGAGAATATTTTTCCCAGCATTTTTTATCAGTGTAACGATATTGGCATTTAATATTTTAGGTGATGGATTACGTGATGCACTTGATCCACGATTACGCAAATAA
- a CDS encoding selenium metabolism-associated LysR family transcriptional regulator: MPMNFHQLHIFFTVAEKGSFSAAAQFLHMTQPAVTMQIQALEEHFGTKLFHRTTKKVVCSEAGKALLPYAKQSFHLIKETDEAMSKFTHSLKARLQLGASLTIGEYILPRILGPFSSEYPDISVSLKVNNTTQILDEILKHKLTFGLIEAEIHHPDLQTESVLSDELTLILPSNHPLLELDIIMLEDVIKYPFILREQGSGTRQVMEKELSKHGVEVNAMNIVMELGSTGAVKSAVESGSGISILSHSSVKHEKTLGLLHTKTIHGISFKRDFYSVHINTAILPISAITFLKFLRERDLGKWL, encoded by the coding sequence ATTCCCATGAATTTTCATCAACTTCATATTTTTTTTACGGTTGCTGAAAAAGGTAGTTTTTCAGCGGCTGCACAATTTTTACATATGACTCAACCTGCTGTAACGATGCAAATACAAGCGCTTGAAGAACACTTTGGTACTAAATTGTTTCATCGTACAACAAAAAAAGTAGTTTGTTCTGAAGCAGGGAAGGCTTTATTGCCGTATGCGAAACAAAGCTTTCATTTAATTAAAGAAACAGATGAGGCAATGTCTAAATTTACACACTCTTTAAAAGCTAGATTACAGTTGGGTGCCAGTCTTACTATAGGTGAATACATTTTACCAAGAATTTTAGGACCCTTCTCATCTGAATATCCAGATATTTCAGTCAGTTTAAAAGTGAATAATACAACTCAAATATTAGATGAAATATTAAAACATAAATTAACGTTTGGATTAATAGAAGCGGAGATTCATCATCCAGATTTGCAAACGGAATCTGTTTTAAGTGACGAACTTACATTAATTTTACCTTCAAATCATCCTCTTTTGGAATTAGATATTATAATGCTAGAAGATGTAATAAAGTATCCTTTTATTTTAAGGGAACAGGGTTCTGGAACTAGACAGGTAATGGAAAAAGAATTATCTAAACATGGGGTTGAAGTAAACGCTATGAATATCGTGATGGAATTAGGAAGTACAGGTGCAGTTAAATCAGCTGTGGAATCAGGTTCTGGTATATCCATACTTTCACATTCATCTGTTAAACATGAAAAAACCTTAGGTTTGTTACATACTAAAACTATCCATGGTATTTCTTTTAAAAGAGATTTTTATTCGGTACATATAAACACTGCTATTTTACCGATTTCAGCCATCACCTTTTTGAAATTTCTTAGAGAACGTGATTTAGGTAAATGGCTATAA
- a CDS encoding PHP domain-containing protein: MSNSNQYVDLHTHTLASDGLHLPSENVKMAKEKGLAGVAITDHDTVSGLKQAIAEGEKIGIDVVPGIEISTVANKLDIHILGYYINYEDTIFLERLDQLRDVRSIRNDMMIKKLQDLGIEITMDDVLELAPKKKTRQTVGRPHIAEVLVHKGIVKTIKEAFELYLGKDGKAFVNPPRIHPSEAVDWIRQAGGVAVIAHPGLYENDELVEELIQHGVDGLEVYHSDHSSEEEEKYLRLANKYQLVVTAGSDFHGERNGEVFHAPIGGRKINIKVLSMLKNKRN, translated from the coding sequence ATGAGTAATAGCAATCAATACGTAGATCTTCATACACATACATTAGCGTCTGATGGACTTCATCTTCCAAGCGAAAATGTAAAAATGGCAAAAGAAAAGGGTTTAGCTGGTGTGGCAATTACGGATCATGATACTGTTTCAGGATTAAAGCAAGCAATAGCTGAAGGTGAAAAAATTGGAATTGACGTTGTTCCAGGTATTGAAATTAGTACTGTTGCTAATAAATTGGATATTCATATACTTGGTTATTATATAAATTATGAAGATACCATTTTTTTAGAGCGGTTAGATCAACTTCGCGATGTTAGATCTATTCGTAATGACATGATGATTAAAAAACTGCAAGATCTAGGTATAGAAATTACGATGGATGATGTTTTAGAGCTGGCCCCAAAGAAAAAAACAAGACAAACAGTAGGAAGACCGCATATTGCTGAAGTACTAGTTCATAAAGGAATTGTTAAAACGATTAAGGAAGCATTTGAATTATATCTCGGCAAAGATGGAAAAGCGTTTGTAAACCCTCCACGTATTCATCCCTCTGAAGCTGTGGATTGGATAAGACAAGCAGGTGGTGTTGCCGTGATCGCACATCCTGGATTATATGAAAATGATGAATTGGTCGAAGAGTTAATTCAACATGGGGTAGATGGATTAGAAGTATACCATTCGGATCACAGCTCTGAGGAAGAGGAGAAGTATCTTAGGTTAGCTAATAAATATCAATTGGTCGTAACAGCAGGTTCTGATTTTCACGGTGAACGAAATGGTGAAGTGTTTCATGCTCCAATTGGTGGTAGAAAAATAAATATAAAAGTGTTATCAATGCTGAAAAATAAAAGAAATTAA
- a CDS encoding Rqc2 family fibronectin-binding protein, with amino-acid sequence MAIDGLVIHALIHELQNCVGGRINKIYQPNEHDIRLHIRAQGKNQKLILSANPTYPRAHLTEGSSRNPMEAPMFCMLLRKHCENGIIESIHQIELERIFHIKVRQRDELGDFNRKVIVVEIMGRHSNIILLDLEKNIIFDSIHHINALINRHRVVLPGAEYITPPDQGKINPLNCSEDQMNELFRNTEFGEEEKSWQFILNNFSGISPITAKEIVSRCEISLNCLVNELLKNEQQKQKLIKTFIRLMQQLKNNQYQPTILETSNKILFNILELTHVQGKMTSFNSIHQCLDEYFGSKVERDIMRQKVGDLLKLIQNEKNKNIKKLKKLNRTIEQAEEADMYRIYGELLTASLHEINRGDKEIEVINYYDEDQSKIKIPLNQKLSPSENAQSYFKKYTKSKNSVSVVKEQIEVTQKEVEYLDTILQQMSSASLGDIDEIKEELIEQGYIRKRNTGKKKKKKNDKPSLTCYTSSEGIQIYVGKNNLQNEYLTNRFASYKDTWLHTKDIPGSHVVIKSTEFGEKTLEEAAMIAAYFSKAKESSQVPVDYTLIRHVRKPNGSKPGYVIYDNQKTVFITPEEEVIKKMEQCMK; translated from the coding sequence ATGGCTATAGACGGACTCGTTATTCACGCACTTATACACGAACTTCAAAATTGTGTAGGTGGAAGAATTAATAAAATATATCAACCCAACGAACATGACATACGTTTACATATAAGAGCCCAAGGGAAAAATCAAAAGTTAATCCTTTCAGCAAACCCCACTTATCCTAGGGCACATTTAACAGAAGGATCTTCTCGTAATCCAATGGAAGCTCCAATGTTTTGTATGTTATTAAGAAAACATTGTGAAAATGGCATTATTGAGTCCATTCACCAGATTGAACTCGAACGAATATTTCATATTAAAGTTAGACAAAGAGATGAATTAGGTGATTTTAATCGCAAAGTCATTGTAGTAGAAATTATGGGACGTCATAGTAATATTATCTTGTTAGATTTAGAAAAAAATATAATTTTTGATAGCATCCACCATATTAATGCCTTGATTAATAGACATAGAGTTGTTTTACCTGGCGCAGAATATATCACTCCTCCTGATCAAGGAAAAATAAATCCGCTAAATTGTTCAGAGGATCAAATGAATGAGTTATTTAGAAATACAGAGTTTGGAGAGGAAGAAAAATCTTGGCAGTTTATCCTAAATAACTTTAGCGGGATCAGTCCTATTACTGCAAAGGAAATCGTCAGTCGGTGTGAAATTTCATTAAATTGTTTAGTAAACGAACTTCTAAAGAATGAACAACAAAAGCAAAAATTAATAAAAACATTTATAAGACTTATGCAGCAATTAAAAAATAATCAATATCAGCCCACTATCTTAGAAACCTCCAATAAAATCTTATTTAATATTTTAGAGCTTACACATGTTCAAGGGAAGATGACATCCTTCAACTCCATTCATCAATGTTTGGATGAGTATTTTGGAAGCAAAGTTGAAAGAGATATTATGCGACAAAAGGTAGGGGATCTTCTAAAATTAATTCAAAATGAAAAAAATAAAAATATAAAGAAACTTAAAAAACTAAACAGAACAATAGAGCAAGCTGAGGAAGCAGATATGTACCGTATTTATGGTGAACTTCTTACCGCATCTCTACATGAAATCAATCGTGGAGATAAAGAAATAGAAGTGATCAATTATTATGATGAAGATCAGAGCAAAATTAAAATCCCATTAAATCAAAAGTTATCACCTTCAGAAAATGCTCAATCTTATTTTAAAAAATATACAAAAAGCAAAAATAGTGTATCAGTAGTTAAAGAGCAAATTGAAGTAACCCAAAAAGAAGTAGAATATTTAGACACCATTCTTCAACAAATGAGTTCAGCTTCTCTTGGAGATATAGATGAAATAAAAGAGGAATTGATCGAACAAGGTTACATTCGAAAACGTAACACTGGGAAAAAGAAAAAGAAAAAAAATGACAAACCTTCTTTAACTTGTTATACCTCAAGTGAGGGAATACAAATTTATGTTGGAAAAAACAATCTCCAAAACGAGTATTTAACCAATCGTTTTGCAAGTTACAAAGATACATGGTTACATACTAAAGATATACCCGGTTCACATGTTGTTATAAAAAGTACCGAGTTTGGAGAAAAAACATTAGAAGAAGCCGCCATGATTGCAGCTTATTTCAGCAAAGCAAAGGAGTCAAGTCAAGTCCCCGTTGATTACACACTTATTCGTCATGTGCGTAAACCAAATGGCTCAAAACCTGGGTATGTGATATACGACAATCAGAAAACGGTCTTTATCACACCTGAAGAAGAAGTGATTAAAAAGATGGAGCAGTGTATGAAATAG
- a CDS encoding ABC transporter ATP-binding protein, with protein MEKLLEVKDLHVSFQTYSGEVQAVRGVSFDVLKGETVAIVGESGCGKSVTAQTIMKLIPMPPGEIKQGSILFNGEEIVTKSKKDMFEIRGKEIGMIFQDPMTSLNPTMKVGKQIREGLIKHQGLSPKAATERAIELLKLVEIPQPEKRINQYPHEFSGGMRQRAMIAIALASNPKLLIADEPTTALDVTIQAQILKLMKNLQKQMNTSIILITHDLGVVADLCDRIVVMYAGKVVEQGTKREIFKSPQHPYTRGLLRSIPRLDQEKATSLVPIFGTPPDLISPPKGCGFCDRCDDAMNICKQEDPDLYKISESQHSRCWLMHPMAQGVKL; from the coding sequence TTGGAAAAGTTGTTAGAAGTAAAGGATTTACACGTATCCTTTCAGACTTATTCTGGAGAAGTACAAGCTGTTCGTGGAGTAAGTTTCGATGTGCTTAAAGGAGAGACTGTTGCGATTGTTGGAGAGTCAGGTTGTGGAAAAAGTGTAACAGCTCAAACGATAATGAAATTAATTCCGATGCCGCCAGGGGAAATCAAACAAGGTTCTATATTGTTTAATGGCGAGGAAATTGTTACGAAATCCAAAAAAGATATGTTTGAGATTCGTGGAAAAGAAATTGGGATGATATTTCAGGACCCAATGACTTCATTAAATCCTACTATGAAAGTTGGGAAACAAATTCGAGAGGGACTTATTAAACATCAAGGATTGAGTCCAAAAGCTGCAACTGAAAGAGCGATAGAACTATTAAAGCTAGTTGAAATCCCTCAGCCTGAGAAACGGATCAATCAGTACCCACATGAATTTAGCGGAGGTATGAGACAGAGGGCAATGATCGCAATCGCATTAGCATCCAACCCGAAATTATTAATTGCGGATGAACCAACAACGGCTTTGGATGTGACCATCCAAGCACAAATTTTGAAGCTAATGAAAAACCTCCAGAAACAGATGAATACGTCGATAATACTCATTACCCATGATCTTGGGGTTGTAGCTGACCTTTGTGACCGTATTGTTGTGATGTATGCAGGAAAAGTAGTGGAGCAAGGCACAAAACGTGAGATTTTTAAAAGTCCTCAGCATCCGTATACTAGAGGATTGCTTAGATCAATTCCAAGATTAGATCAAGAAAAAGCAACTTCCTTAGTTCCGATATTTGGCACTCCACCAGATTTAATTAGTCCTCCAAAGGGATGTGGTTTTTGCGATCGTTGTGACGATGCGATGAATATTTGTAAACAAGAGGATCCTGATCTCTATAAAATCTCTGAAAGTCAGCATTCTAGATGTTGGTTAATGCATCCGATGGCACAAGGGGTGAAATTATGA
- a CDS encoding ABC transporter ATP-binding protein, giving the protein MNQPLIEVKNLKKHFQVGRGKVLKAVDGVNFTIQNGETLGMVGESGCGKSTVGRTMLRLYEPTCGEMLVNGENMFSLSSKELKQKRRDMQMIFQDPYASLNPRMTVRDIIAEPLDIHKLSSSKQDRVKRVEELLDLVGLNPDHANRYPHEFSGGQRQRIGIARALAVNPKFIICDEPISALDVSIQAQVVNLLKDLQNKLGLTYLFIAHDLSMVKHISDRVIVMYLGNIVELADSHTLYKDPLHPYTKALMSAIPIPDPDVEEQREGTVLTGDLPSPINPPSGCAFRTRCPIASDKCEEIKPEFQEIKPGHWAACHYTEV; this is encoded by the coding sequence ATGAATCAACCATTAATTGAAGTGAAGAATTTAAAAAAACACTTTCAAGTTGGAAGAGGTAAAGTATTAAAAGCAGTAGATGGTGTCAATTTCACTATTCAAAATGGAGAAACTTTAGGAATGGTTGGAGAATCTGGATGTGGTAAATCTACAGTTGGAAGAACGATGCTTCGTTTGTATGAACCTACTTGTGGAGAAATGTTAGTAAATGGGGAAAATATGTTCTCATTATCTTCAAAAGAATTAAAACAAAAACGTCGTGACATGCAAATGATTTTTCAAGATCCCTACGCTTCCTTAAACCCCAGAATGACGGTGCGCGATATTATAGCTGAGCCGTTAGATATACATAAATTAAGTTCAAGTAAGCAGGATCGTGTAAAAAGAGTTGAAGAATTATTAGATTTGGTCGGTTTAAACCCTGACCATGCAAATCGTTATCCTCACGAATTTTCAGGCGGACAAAGGCAGAGAATTGGAATAGCAAGAGCTTTAGCAGTGAATCCTAAATTTATAATTTGTGATGAACCAATCTCTGCTTTAGACGTTTCAATACAAGCACAAGTAGTAAACCTCTTAAAGGATTTACAAAATAAACTTGGATTAACATATTTATTTATTGCACATGATTTATCTATGGTGAAACATATCAGTGATAGAGTCATTGTCATGTACTTAGGAAATATTGTGGAACTAGCGGATAGTCACACACTATACAAAGACCCTTTACATCCGTATACAAAAGCTCTGATGTCTGCCATTCCGATACCTGATCCAGATGTTGAGGAACAACGTGAAGGGACTGTATTAACAGGTGATTTACCTAGCCCGATTAATCCACCAAGTGGGTGTGCTTTTCGTACACGTTGTCCGATTGCTTCTGATAAATGTGAGGAAATTAAACCAGAATTCCAAGAGATTAAACCGGGTCATTGGGCTGCATGTCATTATACTGAAGTATGA
- a CDS encoding peptide ABC transporter substrate-binding protein, with protein sequence MMKKGFKISFLTVLALIFVMGLALVGCSEDTTTEPEEVEKTDDTNDQKDDNDEANTPGEEMTEKVFRASFPSEPPTLDPGQATDTTSSTVLRGVFEGLTRVTPDGPALAGAENLEISDDYLTYTFTLRDHSWTNGDPVTAHDYEYAWKRVLEPAFAADYAYQLYYIKNAEAANTGEGSMDDVGVKAIDDKTLEVTLENPTPYIMELLAFTTYKPVNKKIVEANETWANDAGDLYVSNGPFKLDIWEHGNEVQLVKNDDYWDADTVQLDRIIYAVVEDEGTVLALYEDGELDWAGSPFSSLPTDSLPILKDQGLLTTQIRTGTYMYKFNVEKEPFNNKKMRQAFAYAIDRQSIIDHVAQGEQIPAMGLVPPNMELVKEPYFQDNNIEMAKQLFDDALEELGYASAADLPPLVLSHNTSEGHQKIAQAVQEQWRQVFGIELTLENAEWGVYLDQIDEGDYQIARYGWIGDFNDPINFLEIFKELGGNNNTRWHNDEYTSLLDLTYSEGDVTTRTQLLKDAEAIFMDEMPIAPVYYYTYNYVSNLEIKDIFLDSLGNTDLKWAHFE encoded by the coding sequence ATGATGAAAAAGGGGTTCAAAATAAGTTTCCTGACAGTTTTAGCTTTAATATTTGTAATGGGGTTAGCTTTAGTCGGATGTTCTGAAGATACGACGACAGAACCAGAAGAGGTTGAGAAGACAGATGATACTAATGATCAAAAAGATGATAATGATGAAGCAAATACACCTGGTGAAGAAATGACAGAAAAAGTATTTCGTGCAAGTTTTCCAAGTGAACCACCCACTTTAGATCCAGGTCAAGCAACTGATACAACTTCATCTACTGTTCTTCGTGGAGTTTTTGAAGGTTTAACCCGTGTTACTCCTGATGGTCCTGCTTTAGCAGGAGCTGAAAACTTAGAAATCTCAGATGATTATTTAACCTATACGTTTACTTTAAGAGATCACAGTTGGACAAATGGTGATCCAGTAACAGCTCATGATTATGAATATGCTTGGAAACGTGTATTGGAACCAGCATTTGCAGCAGATTATGCATATCAGCTTTATTACATTAAAAATGCGGAAGCAGCCAATACAGGAGAAGGAAGCATGGATGATGTTGGGGTAAAAGCGATAGATGATAAAACGCTAGAAGTTACACTTGAAAACCCAACTCCTTATATCATGGAGCTCTTAGCATTTACAACGTATAAACCAGTAAATAAAAAAATTGTAGAAGCTAATGAAACATGGGCTAATGATGCTGGTGATTTATATGTTAGCAATGGTCCTTTCAAATTGGATATTTGGGAGCATGGTAATGAAGTTCAGCTAGTTAAAAATGATGATTATTGGGACGCAGATACAGTACAGTTAGATCGAATCATATATGCTGTAGTTGAAGATGAGGGCACCGTTTTAGCTTTATATGAAGATGGGGAATTAGATTGGGCAGGATCTCCGTTTTCTTCTTTACCTACAGACTCATTACCAATTTTAAAAGATCAAGGATTATTAACTACTCAAATTCGAACTGGAACTTATATGTATAAATTTAATGTAGAAAAAGAACCTTTCAATAATAAAAAAATGCGTCAGGCGTTTGCATACGCAATTGATCGTCAATCTATTATTGACCACGTAGCGCAAGGTGAGCAAATCCCTGCAATGGGGCTTGTTCCTCCAAATATGGAGTTAGTTAAAGAACCTTATTTTCAAGATAATAATATAGAAATGGCAAAGCAGTTATTTGATGATGCTCTTGAAGAGTTAGGATATGCCAGCGCAGCTGATTTGCCTCCATTAGTGCTTAGCCACAATACTAGTGAAGGACATCAAAAAATTGCTCAAGCGGTTCAAGAGCAATGGAGACAGGTTTTTGGAATTGAACTAACACTAGAAAATGCGGAATGGGGAGTTTACCTAGATCAAATTGATGAAGGGGATTACCAAATCGCTCGTTATGGTTGGATTGGTGATTTCAACGATCCGATCAACTTTCTTGAAATATTTAAGGAATTAGGCGGAAACAACAACACTCGTTGGCACAATGATGAGTACACTAGTTTGTTAGATCTAACCTATTCTGAGGGGGATGTAACAACTAGAACTCAACTTTTAAAAGATGCAGAAGCGATCTTCATGGACGAAATGCCAATAGCTCCAGTGTATTATTATACTTATAACTATGTTTCTAATCTTGAAATAAAAGATATCTTCCTTGATAGTTTAGGAAATACGGATTTAAAATGGGCACATTTTGAATAA
- a CDS encoding ABC transporter permease: MTRFLLRRLIFVLISLWIIISATFFLMRAVPGGPFSAEKKVPVEILKTLEAHYGLDKPLVIQYFDYVKSVVTWDLGPSFRYKAETVNDIINRTFKISLVLGLEALFLSIALGLFFGVLAALYHNKFQDYSAMVIAVIGMSVPSFILAVFLQYVFAIQLDIFPAGRFETPLHHVLPALSLSALPIAFIARLTRSNMLEVLQQDYIKTARAKGLKESMVLIKHAIRNAILPVVTYLGPLTAGILTGSFVVENIYGIPGLGTQFVQSITNRDYTVIMGTTVFYSIILVLMVFVVDMLYGIIDPRINITGGEVKGGDVNEY; the protein is encoded by the coding sequence TTGACTAGGTTTCTTTTACGTCGCTTGATTTTTGTTTTGATCTCGCTTTGGATTATTATATCAGCAACCTTTTTCTTAATGAGAGCTGTTCCTGGTGGACCCTTTTCAGCTGAAAAAAAAGTTCCAGTAGAAATTCTAAAAACTTTAGAAGCGCATTATGGCTTAGATAAACCTCTAGTTATACAATATTTTGATTATGTTAAATCAGTAGTAACCTGGGATCTAGGTCCTTCTTTTAGATATAAAGCGGAAACAGTGAATGATATCATTAACAGAACATTTAAAATTTCGTTAGTTTTAGGGTTAGAGGCATTATTTTTATCCATCGCTTTAGGATTGTTTTTTGGCGTATTAGCGGCATTATATCATAATAAATTTCAGGATTATTCAGCAATGGTAATCGCTGTGATTGGTATGTCTGTTCCTAGCTTTATTCTGGCGGTATTTTTACAATATGTTTTTGCCATACAGCTGGATATTTTTCCAGCAGGAAGATTTGAAACCCCTTTACACCATGTACTCCCCGCATTATCATTATCCGCACTTCCAATCGCTTTTATTGCTCGTTTAACACGTTCTAACATGTTGGAGGTTTTACAGCAGGATTATATTAAAACAGCGAGAGCCAAGGGGTTAAAAGAGAGTATGGTTTTAATTAAACATGCGATTCGCAATGCTATTCTCCCAGTAGTTACTTATTTAGGTCCTTTAACTGCTGGTATACTAACAGGTAGTTTTGTAGTGGAAAATATTTATGGCATCCCTGGATTAGGTACTCAGTTTGTCCAGAGCATAACAAATCGAGATTATACAGTTATTATGGGTACAACCGTTTTTTACAGTATTATTCTTGTGTTAATGGTATTTGTAGTGGATATGTTGTATGGAATTATTGATCCAAGGATTAATATTACAGGAGGAGAAGTTAAAGGAGGGGATGTTAATGAATATTAA
- a CDS encoding ABC transporter ATP-binding protein, translated as MSKQKLLEIKNMKQHFEISKHNVIKAVDGISFDVYKGETFGLVGESGCGKSTTGRTIIRLYNATDGHIIYDGIDVHGKKSKSDLKAFNRKMQMIFQDPYASLNPRMKVSDIIAEGIDVHGLASSKEDRMNRVYDLLKTVGLNEEHANRYPHEFSGGQRQRIGIARALAVDPEFIIADEPISALDVSIQAQVINLLKKLQKEKKLTYLFIAHDLSMVKYISDRIGVMYQGKIVELAESDELYENPIHPYTKSLLSAIPLPDPEHERSRKRIIYDPTQHQYNNGEASLKEIKPGHFVYCSETEYKRYKAEYN; from the coding sequence ATGAGTAAACAAAAGCTGTTAGAAATAAAGAACATGAAACAGCACTTTGAAATATCTAAACATAATGTAATAAAAGCTGTTGATGGTATTTCATTTGATGTATATAAAGGTGAAACTTTTGGACTAGTTGGAGAATCTGGCTGTGGAAAGTCTACTACAGGACGTACGATCATTCGTTTATACAATGCTACAGATGGTCATATTATATATGATGGTATTGATGTGCATGGAAAAAAATCAAAAAGTGATTTAAAAGCTTTTAATCGAAAGATGCAAATGATTTTCCAAGATCCATATGCATCACTGAATCCACGTATGAAGGTTTCTGACATTATTGCTGAAGGTATAGATGTACATGGGTTAGCCTCTTCTAAAGAGGATAGAATGAATCGAGTATACGATTTGCTTAAAACGGTTGGATTAAATGAAGAACATGCAAATAGATATCCTCATGAGTTTAGTGGAGGGCAGCGTCAACGGATAGGTATTGCTAGAGCACTCGCTGTTGATCCTGAATTTATCATAGCAGATGAACCTATTTCTGCCTTAGACGTTTCTATACAAGCACAGGTCATCAATCTTTTGAAAAAGCTGCAGAAGGAAAAAAAATTAACTTATTTATTTATAGCTCATGATTTATCGATGGTTAAATATATCAGTGATCGAATTGGGGTAATGTATCAAGGGAAAATTGTGGAACTTGCTGAAAGCGATGAGCTTTATGAAAACCCGATTCACCCATATACAAAATCACTTTTGTCAGCGATTCCATTACCTGATCCTGAACATGAGAGATCTAGGAAACGTATCATTTACGATCCTACTCAACATCAATACAATAATGGTGAAGCCTCTTTGAAAGAGATTAAACCTGGACATTTTGTATATTGTTCTGAAACTGAATATAAACGTTATAAAGCAGAATATAATTAA